A part of Gemmatimonas groenlandica genomic DNA contains:
- the hrcA gene encoding heat-inducible transcriptional repressor HrcA produces the protein MAISGELSERERQVLEAVIHSYVATAEPAGSRTLSRRFGLGISPATIRNTMSDLEEKGYLFHPHTSAGRVPTDKAYRVYVDSLMRVETITGDAQRRLHADISAGGSAIEAILRRAAQSLGVLTQELGVALGPRFERATLRQVELVRMSSERLLMVLTLQGGAVRTVFVEVPGVIADEALIEVTIVLNERLSGLTLEQVRTSLASRLRDVHLKPETAELLHIFVQEGEQVFGRVADPLETVVLGQPSLLADQPEFASGERLRQLIELTETRQQVASLLEAKPGANGISITIGNEHGDPRLEPFTVVTAEYQAGSLSGVIGVIGPTRMPYDKVIALVGHTSRLVSDLLC, from the coding sequence ATGGCTATTAGCGGGGAGCTCTCCGAGCGGGAGCGGCAGGTACTGGAAGCGGTGATCCATAGCTACGTGGCAACGGCCGAGCCTGCGGGTTCGCGCACGTTATCGCGTCGCTTTGGTCTGGGCATCTCTCCGGCGACCATCCGAAACACGATGAGTGATCTGGAAGAGAAGGGCTATCTCTTTCACCCGCACACGTCGGCCGGACGCGTTCCCACCGACAAGGCCTACCGCGTGTACGTCGACTCGCTCATGCGGGTGGAGACCATCACCGGCGATGCGCAGCGACGCTTGCACGCCGACATCTCCGCCGGCGGGTCGGCGATCGAAGCGATTCTTCGTCGAGCGGCCCAATCGCTCGGGGTACTCACGCAGGAACTCGGCGTCGCCCTCGGCCCTCGGTTCGAACGGGCGACGTTGCGGCAGGTCGAGCTGGTTCGCATGTCGTCTGAGCGCCTGCTGATGGTGCTCACCCTGCAGGGCGGTGCCGTGCGCACGGTGTTCGTCGAGGTTCCGGGCGTCATCGCCGACGAGGCGCTGATTGAAGTCACGATCGTGCTCAACGAGCGCCTCTCCGGGCTCACGCTCGAGCAAGTGCGCACATCGCTGGCGTCACGACTCCGTGATGTGCATCTCAAGCCGGAAACCGCCGAGCTCCTGCACATCTTCGTTCAGGAGGGGGAGCAGGTGTTCGGCCGCGTGGCCGATCCGCTGGAGACGGTGGTGCTGGGTCAGCCGTCGTTGCTAGCCGATCAGCCGGAGTTCGCGAGCGGTGAGCGTCTGCGGCAGTTGATCGAGCTCACGGAAACCCGGCAACAGGTCGCCTCGCTGCTCGAGGCGAAACCAGGGGCGAACGGTATTTCGATCACGATCGGAAACGAGCATGGCGACCCGCGACTGGAGCCGTTCACCGTCGTGACGGCCGAGTATCAGGCCGGCTCCCTGAGTGGAGTCATCGGCGTGATCGGCCCCACGCGAATGCCGTATGACAAGGTGATCGCGCTGGTTGGTCACACTTCCCGACTCGTGTCCGATTTGCTCTGCTGA
- a CDS encoding DMT family transporter, with protein MPASSSPSEPPVSRRSPVFVLAASLIGISFAAPLIRLSASSAIVIATWRLGLSMLIVAAALLFTGSWREWRLLSRRELLLAAGAGVLLALHFWSWNASLRYTSVAASVALVNLQPVLIASVSALWLHESPSGRQWLGVVLAVVGALVVGLADVPGGLTGIIAAITGGSAAAGGGRALFGDMLALVGAVTAALYYLIGRRLRQRVGVWPYVSLAYGAAFITCLLIALASGEVLLPQPRRELSIFAGLAIGPMLLGHTGMNWALGHLPAFVVNLTTLGEPIGATILAALLPGIAEVPGVGTVVGGALVLAGVLLASPRAQAAAKR; from the coding sequence ATGCCCGCCTCGTCCTCTCCCAGCGAACCCCCCGTTTCGCGCCGCTCGCCAGTCTTCGTTCTGGCCGCGTCGCTGATCGGTATTTCCTTTGCGGCACCGCTGATCCGGCTGTCCGCGAGTTCAGCCATCGTAATCGCAACGTGGCGACTGGGCTTGTCGATGCTCATCGTCGCGGCGGCCTTGCTTTTCACGGGCTCTTGGAGAGAGTGGCGACTGCTGTCCCGTAGGGAATTGCTGCTCGCAGCCGGTGCCGGTGTGTTGCTGGCGCTCCACTTCTGGAGCTGGAATGCGTCGCTGCGCTACACCAGCGTGGCGGCGTCTGTCGCGCTGGTGAATCTGCAGCCCGTATTGATCGCCAGTGTATCGGCGCTGTGGCTTCACGAATCTCCCTCTGGACGCCAATGGCTTGGCGTCGTCCTCGCCGTGGTCGGCGCGTTGGTGGTCGGGTTGGCCGACGTCCCCGGAGGACTGACAGGAATCATCGCCGCGATCACCGGCGGTTCTGCCGCAGCCGGCGGCGGCCGGGCGCTTTTCGGCGACATGCTGGCGCTCGTGGGTGCAGTCACCGCTGCCTTGTATTACCTGATCGGACGCCGCCTCCGCCAGCGCGTTGGGGTGTGGCCGTACGTCTCCCTCGCCTATGGGGCAGCGTTCATCACCTGCCTGCTGATCGCGCTGGCCAGCGGCGAGGTCCTGCTGCCGCAGCCGCGTCGCGAGCTCTCCATCTTTGCGGGCCTCGCCATCGGCCCCATGCTACTCGGGCACACCGGGATGAACTGGGCGCTTGGCCACCTGCCGGCGTTTGTGGTGAATCTCACGACGCTGGGTGAGCCGATCGGGGCCACGATCCTGGCGGCGCTCCTCCCGGGGATCGCCGAGGTGCCGGGCGTCGGCACCGTCGTCGGTGGGGCGCTCGTCCTGGCTGGCGTCCTTCTCGCCTCGCCCCGAGCCCAAGCCGCTGCCAAGCGCTGA
- the dnaJ gene encoding molecular chaperone DnaJ: protein MADFYAVLDVPRDASDDDIKKAYRRLAMQWHPDRNAGAKEAEEKFKTITEAYDVLRDPQKRAAFDRYGEAGLRGAQQQQYEHVDLSEALNIFMRDFGGFGDLFGGQGGGRRNGPRTGADVKLPLPLTLTEVATGVEKTVVLKVLEACDKCEGSGAEPGTKPQTCNTCGGAGEVRRAQRSFFGQFVSVAPCPTCAGEGVVVSSPCKKCRGEGRARAERTLKIQVPAGVATGQYMTLRGAGNVGPRGGTKGDVLVVFEVEDDERFDRDGEDLFCEALVTYSQLVFGADIRVPGLTGDLSLRVPTGTQSGTVFHLRGRGLPRVNASGTGDLHVKVQLWTPQDVEGEEKSVIERLGTLQGQAPAQREKGFWSKMKEALGA, encoded by the coding sequence ATGGCCGATTTTTACGCGGTACTTGATGTGCCGCGCGATGCATCTGACGACGACATCAAGAAGGCGTATCGTCGCCTGGCGATGCAGTGGCACCCTGACCGCAATGCGGGCGCGAAGGAGGCCGAGGAGAAGTTCAAGACGATCACCGAGGCGTACGACGTGCTTCGTGATCCGCAGAAGCGCGCCGCCTTCGATCGGTACGGCGAGGCGGGCCTCCGGGGGGCGCAGCAGCAGCAGTACGAACACGTCGATCTGTCGGAGGCGCTGAACATCTTCATGCGCGACTTCGGCGGTTTCGGCGACCTGTTCGGGGGTCAGGGTGGTGGGCGCCGAAATGGGCCGCGCACGGGCGCTGATGTGAAGCTGCCCCTGCCGCTCACGCTGACCGAAGTGGCGACGGGCGTCGAGAAGACCGTTGTGCTCAAAGTGCTCGAGGCGTGCGACAAGTGCGAAGGGTCTGGCGCCGAGCCGGGCACCAAGCCGCAAACGTGCAACACCTGCGGCGGCGCCGGTGAAGTGCGACGTGCCCAGCGCTCATTCTTCGGCCAGTTCGTGTCGGTCGCGCCGTGCCCGACGTGCGCCGGTGAGGGCGTCGTGGTCTCGTCGCCGTGCAAGAAGTGCCGTGGTGAGGGGCGCGCGCGGGCCGAGCGCACGCTCAAGATTCAGGTACCGGCTGGCGTCGCGACCGGGCAGTACATGACACTCCGTGGAGCGGGCAACGTCGGGCCGCGAGGTGGCACCAAGGGCGATGTGCTCGTGGTGTTCGAGGTGGAGGACGACGAACGTTTCGATCGCGATGGCGAGGATCTCTTCTGCGAAGCGCTGGTCACGTATTCACAGCTTGTCTTCGGCGCCGACATTCGCGTTCCCGGTCTGACGGGTGATCTCTCGCTGCGCGTCCCCACGGGCACGCAGAGTGGCACCGTGTTTCATCTGCGCGGACGCGGATTGCCGCGCGTGAATGCGTCCGGGACCGGTGACCTGCACGTGAAGGTGCAGCTCTGGACGCCACAGGATGTCGAGGGTGAAGAGAAGTCCGTGATCGAGCGGCTGGGCACCCTGCAAGGGCAGGCGCCAGCGCAGCGCGAGAAGGGCTTCTGGTCGAAGATGAAGGAGGCGCTCGGTGCTTGA
- the dprA gene encoding DNA-processing protein DprA yields the protein MTRSSFPDDAADARDVIALRQVAGLGDVGVARLLSRHGDVSRALASVDAARRDDARRAADRILVDLQRIGGEALVAGSDRYPARLLELSDAPPVIYAQGTLASAHPPAVAIVGTRAATAYGLRVARAIATACARAGVTIVSGLARGIDGAAHEAALAAGGRTVAVLGTGLDVHYPRSHRTLQERIARDGLLLTEQRPGDTGHGGTFPRRNRIIAALADLTVVVEAGQGSGALITADHALELNRTVACVPNAIDQVSSLGSNALLKMHAEPILNVDDVLALLRVDRSSSTHVALDGDAARCWDAVQRGARDIDQVAAAAQLRPREAAAVLSALEIDGLVHFGPSGQVHPSVGAS from the coding sequence GTGACGCGCAGTTCCTTCCCTGACGATGCGGCGGACGCGCGCGATGTGATCGCGTTGCGTCAGGTCGCCGGGCTCGGCGACGTCGGCGTGGCGCGACTTCTGTCGCGACATGGCGACGTCTCGCGCGCGCTGGCGTCCGTGGACGCGGCGCGACGTGACGATGCACGGCGAGCCGCCGACCGCATCCTCGTGGACCTGCAGCGCATTGGTGGAGAGGCGCTCGTGGCCGGATCCGATCGGTACCCCGCGCGACTGCTCGAGCTATCGGATGCGCCGCCGGTCATTTACGCGCAGGGCACGTTGGCCAGCGCGCATCCGCCTGCTGTGGCCATTGTGGGTACCCGCGCGGCGACGGCATACGGACTGCGGGTGGCGCGTGCCATTGCGACCGCATGCGCCCGCGCCGGTGTGACCATCGTGAGCGGATTGGCTCGCGGCATTGATGGCGCGGCGCACGAGGCGGCGTTAGCAGCAGGCGGGCGAACCGTCGCGGTGCTCGGAACGGGCCTCGACGTGCATTACCCGCGTTCACATCGCACCCTGCAGGAACGCATCGCGCGCGACGGCCTGTTGTTGACCGAGCAAAGGCCTGGTGACACAGGGCACGGCGGCACGTTCCCCCGTCGGAATCGCATCATCGCGGCGCTGGCCGATCTCACGGTCGTAGTCGAAGCCGGGCAAGGCAGCGGGGCACTGATTACCGCCGATCACGCGCTCGAATTGAATCGTACAGTTGCCTGCGTACCGAATGCAATCGACCAGGTGTCGTCGCTGGGCAGCAACGCGCTCCTGAAGATGCACGCCGAGCCGATTCTGAACGTGGATGATGTGCTGGCCTTGTTGCGCGTCGATCGGTCGAGCTCCACACATGTGGCACTCGATGGCGATGCCGCGCGCTGTTGGGACGCCGTGCAACGCGGGGCGCGAGACATCGACCAGGTTGCGGCTGCCGCCCAGTTGCGGCCCCGCGAAGCGGCCGCCGTTCTCAGCGCGCTCGAAATCGACGGACTCGTTCACTTTGGTCCATCAGGGCAGGTGCACCCGTCCGTCGGCGCCTCGTGA
- the obgE gene encoding GTPase ObgE, translating to MFVDRVLVKVEAGTGGSGQTSFRREKFAPMGGPDGGDGGRGGDVIVRGDRNLTTLLDYTYRDAWKAERGQHGEGSNRTGRSGEDIVLPVPPGTVVRDAETQEFLGEVMEDGHTILVAKGGRGGKGNSFFVTPTHQSPREWQPGEEGTARTLELELKLIADIGLVGQPNAGKSTLLSVISAARPKIADYPFTTLSPNLGVVPLSDHRSFVVADIPGIIEGASEGKGLGLRFLRHIERTRMLAFMIPIDAEDWQAELDQLRHEISSYSTELAAKPFCVVFTKLDLLGEHYVPDIEAPGAFGKYAISAAGRMGLDVVLDAWWRELLAMRVEAEKPARDAQFLP from the coding sequence ATGTTCGTAGATCGCGTACTCGTGAAGGTCGAAGCAGGAACCGGTGGTTCAGGACAGACCTCGTTTCGCCGCGAGAAATTCGCGCCGATGGGTGGCCCTGATGGCGGCGACGGCGGACGTGGTGGCGACGTAATCGTGCGCGGCGATCGGAACCTGACCACGCTCCTCGACTACACGTATCGCGATGCCTGGAAGGCCGAACGCGGACAGCACGGCGAAGGGTCGAATCGGACCGGCCGCTCGGGCGAAGACATCGTGCTGCCGGTGCCTCCCGGCACGGTCGTGCGCGACGCCGAAACGCAGGAGTTTCTGGGCGAAGTCATGGAGGATGGCCACACCATTCTCGTGGCGAAGGGCGGGCGCGGCGGCAAGGGAAATTCCTTCTTCGTCACGCCCACGCACCAGTCGCCGCGCGAGTGGCAGCCGGGTGAGGAAGGAACAGCCCGTACGCTCGAACTCGAACTCAAGCTGATCGCCGACATCGGGCTGGTCGGTCAACCGAATGCGGGCAAGAGCACGCTCCTCTCGGTCATCTCGGCGGCGCGCCCGAAGATCGCCGACTATCCGTTTACGACGTTGTCGCCGAACCTCGGCGTGGTCCCGCTCAGCGATCACCGCTCGTTCGTGGTGGCCGACATTCCGGGTATCATCGAAGGCGCCTCCGAAGGCAAGGGGCTTGGACTTCGGTTCCTGCGACACATCGAGCGCACGCGCATGCTCGCGTTCATGATCCCCATCGACGCGGAAGACTGGCAGGCGGAACTCGATCAGCTGCGTCACGAGATTTCTTCGTACTCCACTGAACTCGCGGCCAAGCCGTTTTGCGTCGTCTTCACCAAGCTCGATCTGCTGGGCGAACACTACGTGCCGGACATCGAAGCGCCTGGCGCGTTCGGTAAGTACGCCATCAGCGCGGCCGGACGTATGGGGCTCGATGTGGTGCTCGACGCGTGGTGGCGTGAACTGCTCGCCATGCGCGTGGAAGCCGAGAAGCCGGCACGTGACGCGCAGTTCCTTCCCTGA
- the hemW gene encoding radical SAM family heme chaperone HemW, translating into MSAAPATPVGYRHLYLHVPFCARRCNYCDFAIAVRKLVPWRAFADSVDAELRLRGAAESCDVLNTLYLGGGTPSRLGGEGIERLFETLRQHVRWDANAEVTLEANPEDVSPDAVAAWRRAGVNRVSLGVQSFDDRVLSWMHRVHDADAAVRAVDTLRDGGIDAMSLDLIFATPATLERDWSGDITRLLALAPDHISLYGLTIEPHTPLGRWQARGELEEAPEDLYERQFLESHERLRGAGFEHYEVSNFARPGRRARHNSAYWQNVPYLGIGPSAHGFDGSERRWNRAALVAWEAALSDGLDPMEGAETLTRPNREAEMVYLGLRTIDGLELRDGEEARVATWRRQGWIESVPGTAGSHIRCTASGWLRLDALAVDLTALRSRS; encoded by the coding sequence GTGAGTGCGGCGCCGGCCACACCCGTGGGATATCGGCATCTGTATCTGCACGTCCCGTTCTGTGCGCGCCGCTGCAACTACTGTGACTTCGCGATCGCGGTGCGCAAACTGGTGCCGTGGCGTGCCTTCGCGGATTCGGTGGACGCCGAGCTTCGCCTTCGAGGCGCCGCCGAGTCATGCGACGTATTGAATACGCTCTATCTCGGTGGCGGCACACCGTCGCGTTTGGGCGGCGAGGGCATCGAGCGCCTGTTCGAAACACTGCGACAGCACGTTCGATGGGATGCGAATGCCGAGGTCACGCTCGAGGCGAACCCGGAAGACGTATCACCGGACGCCGTGGCGGCGTGGCGTCGAGCCGGTGTGAATCGCGTAAGCCTTGGGGTACAGAGCTTCGACGACCGGGTGCTGTCGTGGATGCATCGCGTGCACGACGCGGATGCCGCGGTGCGCGCGGTCGATACACTGCGCGACGGCGGCATTGACGCGATGTCGCTCGATCTGATCTTCGCGACGCCCGCCACACTGGAGCGCGATTGGAGCGGCGACATCACGCGCCTGCTGGCGCTCGCGCCCGATCACATTTCGCTGTACGGTCTCACGATCGAACCGCACACGCCGCTTGGGCGATGGCAGGCCCGTGGCGAGCTCGAGGAGGCACCCGAAGATCTCTACGAGCGCCAGTTTCTCGAGTCGCATGAGCGACTGCGGGGCGCCGGCTTCGAGCACTACGAAGTCTCGAATTTCGCCCGGCCCGGCCGGCGCGCGCGACACAACAGCGCGTATTGGCAGAACGTGCCGTATCTGGGCATCGGGCCGTCGGCGCACGGCTTCGACGGGTCGGAACGTCGCTGGAATCGCGCGGCGTTGGTGGCCTGGGAAGCGGCGTTGTCTGATGGACTCGACCCAATGGAAGGTGCGGAAACGCTCACCAGACCGAACCGTGAGGCCGAGATGGTGTACCTTGGGTTACGCACGATCGACGGACTGGAGCTTCGGGATGGTGAGGAAGCCCGCGTCGCCACGTGGCGTCGGCAGGGGTGGATCGAGTCTGTACCTGGAACCGCCGGATCTCACATCCGGTGCACCGCCTCCGGATGGCTTCGGCTCGATGCCCTGGCCGTCGACTTGACAGCACTTCGAAGTCGTTCGTAG
- a CDS encoding asparaginase — protein sequence MSETRSIYSGAAAPRADMEGASAQGPYPSATPVVFAAPLRERRFDVVVTRGGKVESRHRVHAAVVDANGTLLEGVRDPYTETWWRSCAKPFQVMPLVRAGGLERLGWGTSQLALACASHGGEPEHVTLAESMLSGIGLEEGDLACGAHEPLAARGARMLRESGDRVTRLHNNCSGKHAAMLARAVLLGEPTSGYEQAAHTVQRAAHETVATWAGMMPEQVGVAVDGCGVTVFSLPLANMALSYARLAHASTHGDEPSRRIVHAMTSHPFLVGGSDRFDTRLMEAVGGNVLCKVGAEGVHTFAIIDRGIGFALKVEDGSQRAQFVAVLAMLAEYDGLPLPLPESLRDVAVRTVRNTRGEQVGEVFVSEASLGAPACSDDS from the coding sequence GTGAGCGAGACTCGATCGATTTATTCAGGCGCTGCCGCGCCGCGCGCCGACATGGAGGGCGCGTCCGCACAGGGGCCGTATCCATCGGCGACGCCGGTGGTGTTTGCCGCCCCGCTTCGAGAACGTCGCTTCGACGTGGTGGTCACGCGCGGCGGCAAGGTCGAGTCACGGCATCGCGTCCATGCGGCCGTCGTGGACGCCAACGGGACGCTGCTCGAGGGAGTACGCGATCCGTACACCGAAACGTGGTGGCGTTCGTGTGCCAAGCCATTTCAGGTGATGCCGCTGGTACGTGCGGGCGGACTGGAACGGCTTGGCTGGGGAACGAGCCAGCTGGCCTTGGCCTGTGCATCGCACGGTGGCGAGCCAGAGCACGTCACGCTGGCCGAGTCGATGCTGTCCGGCATCGGTCTGGAAGAAGGTGATCTTGCCTGTGGTGCCCATGAACCACTGGCGGCGCGCGGCGCACGGATGCTTCGCGAGTCGGGCGACCGGGTCACTCGCCTGCACAACAATTGTTCGGGAAAGCACGCCGCGATGTTGGCGCGGGCGGTGCTGCTTGGCGAACCGACCAGCGGGTACGAGCAGGCGGCGCATACGGTGCAGCGGGCGGCGCACGAGACGGTCGCCACGTGGGCGGGAATGATGCCCGAGCAGGTCGGTGTTGCGGTGGACGGCTGCGGCGTGACCGTCTTTTCGCTCCCGCTGGCCAATATGGCACTCTCCTATGCCCGACTCGCGCACGCGTCGACTCACGGCGACGAACCCAGCCGGCGTATCGTTCACGCCATGACGTCGCATCCGTTCCTGGTCGGTGGTAGCGATCGGTTCGATACACGTCTGATGGAGGCGGTCGGCGGGAACGTTCTGTGTAAAGTCGGCGCGGAGGGCGTGCATACGTTCGCGATCATCGACCGCGGGATCGGCTTTGCCCTCAAGGTCGAAGACGGATCGCAGCGGGCGCAATTTGTCGCCGTGCTGGCGATGCTGGCCGAGTACGACGGATTGCCATTGCCGTTGCCGGAGAGCTTGCGCGATGTCGCCGTGCGGACCGTCCGGAACACGCGTGGCGAGCAGGTCGGCGAAGTGTTTGTGAGTGAGGCGTCGCTGGGCGCGCCCGCCTGCAGTGACGACTCATGA
- a CDS encoding 50S ribosomal protein L11 methyltransferase, whose protein sequence is MLDASLRWISVRVSPGGEVGSREACLAALFAVGAQGVHEDGTSLVTHFPPSTDLEAVHVALTEADEGVTIETAPVPDIDWSEAWKSRINAHDLGSLTVTPPWLAEGRDPARTIVIEPGMAFGTGEHATTRGVVRLLPTVMRDGDIVADLGAGSAVLAIAAAKLGASRVYAVELDGEAIPDAEQNVLRNGVADRVHVFEADAGALLPLLAPVRVVLANIISSVLVELLPIIAESLTEDGGAILSGILQEEREEMLGVLAATGWRVLDEDAEDIWWSVSIARA, encoded by the coding sequence GTGCTTGATGCGTCGCTACGCTGGATCAGCGTGCGCGTCAGCCCGGGGGGCGAAGTCGGTAGTCGAGAGGCCTGCCTTGCCGCGCTTTTCGCGGTTGGCGCGCAGGGCGTGCATGAAGACGGAACGTCGCTGGTCACGCACTTCCCGCCGTCGACCGATCTCGAAGCCGTTCATGTGGCGCTGACCGAAGCCGACGAGGGCGTGACGATCGAGACGGCACCGGTGCCCGACATCGATTGGAGCGAAGCGTGGAAGTCGCGCATCAACGCGCACGATCTCGGGTCGCTCACCGTCACGCCGCCGTGGCTTGCCGAGGGCCGCGATCCGGCCCGTACGATCGTGATCGAGCCGGGGATGGCATTCGGCACCGGCGAGCACGCCACGACGCGCGGCGTGGTCCGACTGCTGCCGACCGTCATGCGCGATGGTGATATCGTCGCCGACCTCGGCGCGGGAAGTGCCGTCTTGGCCATCGCGGCCGCCAAACTCGGGGCGTCCCGCGTGTACGCCGTCGAACTTGACGGCGAAGCCATTCCTGACGCGGAGCAGAATGTGCTTCGCAACGGCGTCGCCGATCGCGTGCATGTCTTTGAGGCTGACGCCGGTGCGCTGTTGCCACTGTTGGCGCCCGTCCGGGTCGTGTTGGCCAACATCATCTCGTCCGTCTTGGTCGAACTGTTGCCGATCATCGCGGAGTCGCTCACGGAGGATGGCGGTGCGATCCTGAGCGGCATCCTACAGGAGGAGCGCGAGGAGATGCTGGGCGTCCTCGCTGCCACGGGCTGGCGCGTGCTCGATGAGGATGCGGAGGACATCTGGTGGTCGGTCTCGATCGCGAGGGCGTAG
- a CDS encoding carboxymuconolactone decarboxylase family protein, which produces MSEGDLRTRETAGVDSMTARRHVSVTLDTLDAETAALVRLAAVLAGGSEAEVRAELSEVNGGVDPIWVEEVILQTYLFAGFPRALNAARDWRRISGRLAPTPAEDGEGDVLDFVARGEATCATVYGEFYDRLRMNIRGLHPALDRWMITEGYGKVLGRPLLDLARRELCVVAACAIARQDRQLHSHLHGALNAGAAAGVVTAALHVVSPLIGDDDMRRYLGLWARVQGK; this is translated from the coding sequence ATGAGCGAGGGAGACCTGCGTACCCGCGAGACCGCCGGCGTTGATTCGATGACAGCGCGCCGTCACGTGTCGGTTACACTCGATACACTCGATGCGGAGACCGCGGCGCTCGTTCGGCTTGCGGCGGTACTGGCCGGCGGCAGCGAGGCGGAAGTTCGTGCGGAGCTATCGGAGGTGAACGGCGGCGTCGATCCGATCTGGGTCGAGGAAGTCATTCTTCAGACGTACCTGTTCGCCGGTTTTCCGCGAGCGCTCAATGCGGCGCGGGACTGGCGGCGGATCTCCGGTCGCCTCGCACCCACGCCGGCCGAAGATGGTGAAGGTGATGTGCTGGATTTTGTTGCGCGTGGCGAGGCGACGTGCGCCACGGTGTACGGCGAATTCTACGATCGGCTGCGCATGAACATTCGTGGACTCCATCCGGCGTTGGATCGGTGGATGATCACGGAGGGATACGGCAAAGTGCTCGGCCGACCGTTGCTCGATCTGGCGCGCCGGGAGTTGTGCGTGGTCGCCGCGTGCGCGATCGCCAGACAAGACCGTCAGCTGCATTCGCATCTGCACGGTGCGCTGAACGCGGGAGCCGCGGCCGGCGTGGTAACGGCCGCCTTGCACGTGGTCTCGCCGCTGATCGGCGATGACGACATGCGACGCTACCTCGGCCTCTGGGCGCGCGTGCAGGGGAAGTAA
- a CDS encoding bifunctional heptose 7-phosphate kinase/heptose 1-phosphate adenyltransferase: MTPTISRARLEALLADAGSQHVVIIGDAMLDVYLRGDVDRISPEAPVPVVRVRDRKLALGGAANVAQNVAAVGAGCDLVAVVGEDVAGNTLRERLESGRMESRSLVTVARPTTTKTRVMARSQQLVRFDEEDDADLDAADVARVLEAIETAMPHATALVFEDYNKGVLVPAVIEGAIAAARARHLPIVVDPKFRNFFAYRGATVFKPNRRELESALGAAVDLEHPAALPETFARLGVEHLLLTLGERGMALVSSDGVVHRVPTTAREVYDVVGAGDTVTAYLATMLAAGATALEAAIVANYAAGVEVGKLGAATVTPAEVLEAYDAHIADA, from the coding sequence ATGACGCCCACCATCTCCCGCGCTCGGCTCGAGGCATTGCTGGCTGACGCCGGCTCGCAGCACGTGGTCATCATCGGCGATGCGATGCTCGATGTGTACCTTCGCGGTGACGTCGATCGCATCTCCCCTGAGGCGCCCGTTCCCGTCGTGCGCGTTCGCGACCGCAAGCTGGCCCTCGGTGGCGCCGCCAACGTGGCGCAGAACGTGGCCGCGGTTGGCGCGGGGTGTGATCTCGTGGCCGTGGTCGGTGAGGACGTGGCCGGTAACACCCTGCGCGAGCGCCTCGAGTCCGGACGAATGGAGTCTCGGTCGCTGGTCACGGTCGCCCGGCCCACCACGACCAAGACCAGGGTGATGGCGCGCTCCCAGCAGCTGGTGCGCTTCGACGAGGAGGATGACGCGGACCTCGACGCCGCGGATGTCGCGCGGGTGCTCGAGGCCATCGAAACGGCCATGCCGCACGCGACGGCGCTCGTCTTCGAAGATTACAACAAAGGCGTGCTTGTTCCGGCGGTCATCGAAGGCGCCATCGCAGCCGCGCGCGCGCGCCATCTTCCGATCGTCGTCGATCCGAAGTTTCGCAATTTCTTTGCATATCGTGGTGCCACCGTCTTCAAGCCCAATCGTCGTGAGCTGGAAAGCGCGCTTGGCGCGGCCGTCGATCTCGAGCATCCTGCCGCGTTGCCGGAGACCTTCGCGCGTCTCGGCGTCGAGCACCTGCTGTTGACGCTGGGTGAACGGGGCATGGCGCTGGTGTCGTCAGACGGCGTGGTGCATCGCGTCCCCACGACCGCCCGAGAGGTATACGACGTGGTTGGCGCCGGCGACACGGTAACCGCGTATCTGGCCACCATGCTCGCGGCTGGTGCTACCGCACTCGAGGCAGCGATCGTGGCCAACTACGCCGCGGGGGTTGAAGTGGGAAAGCTTGGCGCTGCCACGGTCACACCAGCCGAAGTCCTCGAAGCGTACGACGCGCACATTGCGGACGCTTGA